Proteins encoded by one window of Paenibacillus urinalis:
- a CDS encoding NHL repeat-containing protein: MHAYKRRLKRYCIALISAALLCSAPSAVAAKAPYESYTYNYYEEAVPAPDAFLPDRSISGVDLGIGGFVSPQDIFVSSEGKIYIADTGNHRIIVLNEDWTVDRIFSNYSMDGAEQTFNMPSGITVNKAGDLYIADTENKRIVVLSPEGEWIKTIENPQSEVLGASFSFVPLKLAVDDAGRVFVTSRGAYEGILQFDESGEFIGYVGTIQVRRNFVDYLWRLIATDAQKNQMALYIPTEFSNIDMGEKGFVYATNIDPGSSTPIKRLNPSGEDVLKRYGYFDVKGDIRYRSMGVNGGPSKLVDIKYQGSGMYSVLDSLRGRIFTYDHEGNLLYIYGGIGTQVGTFSTPVAIEKLGNQHIVLDQGKETITLFSPTSYGIAISDAVTAHYNGDDEASVAMWREVLRLNANYDIAYIGIGKSLLYAKENKEAMEHFKLGMDRKNYSVAFKRYRKEVLQEHFGTLLTISTTAVIVFAGYRWSKSWRKRRKEQHEAGFY; the protein is encoded by the coding sequence TTGCATGCTTATAAGCGAAGGTTGAAGCGATATTGCATTGCCTTAATATCAGCAGCGCTGCTCTGTTCCGCTCCTTCAGCGGTAGCGGCCAAGGCTCCATACGAAAGCTATACCTATAATTATTATGAAGAAGCTGTACCGGCTCCCGATGCATTTCTGCCGGACAGAAGCATATCGGGAGTTGATCTCGGCATTGGAGGCTTCGTGTCTCCGCAGGACATCTTTGTAAGCAGTGAAGGCAAGATCTATATTGCGGATACAGGGAATCATCGCATTATCGTTCTAAATGAGGATTGGACAGTAGATCGAATCTTCTCCAATTACAGCATGGACGGAGCGGAGCAGACCTTTAATATGCCTAGTGGCATCACTGTGAATAAAGCAGGAGACCTATATATTGCAGATACGGAGAACAAGCGAATCGTTGTTTTGTCCCCAGAAGGAGAATGGATCAAAACGATTGAGAACCCACAGTCCGAGGTGCTCGGAGCCAGCTTCTCCTTCGTTCCGTTAAAGCTGGCGGTGGATGATGCCGGACGGGTATTTGTCACATCCCGGGGAGCGTACGAGGGGATTCTGCAGTTTGATGAGTCGGGTGAATTCATTGGTTACGTCGGAACGATACAGGTACGCCGCAATTTTGTTGACTATTTATGGCGTCTCATCGCTACCGATGCACAGAAGAATCAAATGGCATTATACATTCCGACAGAATTCTCCAATATTGATATGGGGGAGAAAGGTTTCGTATATGCAACGAATATTGATCCTGGCTCGAGCACCCCGATTAAGCGTCTGAATCCTTCAGGTGAGGATGTGCTCAAAAGGTATGGGTATTTTGATGTGAAAGGAGATATCCGATATCGGTCCATGGGAGTCAATGGAGGACCCTCCAAATTAGTAGATATCAAATATCAGGGAAGCGGCATGTATAGTGTGCTGGATTCTCTCAGAGGGCGTATCTTCACTTATGACCATGAAGGCAATCTGCTATATATTTACGGCGGAATAGGAACACAGGTCGGAACCTTTAGTACACCAGTCGCTATAGAGAAGCTGGGGAATCAGCATATTGTCCTTGATCAAGGAAAAGAAACCATCACACTCTTCTCTCCGACCAGCTACGGAATTGCCATTAGCGATGCGGTCACCGCGCATTACAACGGGGATGATGAGGCTTCAGTAGCCATGTGGAGAGAAGTGCTGAGATTGAATGCCAATTATGATATCGCTTACATCGGGATAGGGAAATCTCTTCTATATGCGAAGGAGAATAAAGAAGCGATGGAGCATTTCAAGCTGGGAATGGATCGTAAAAATTACTCGGTCGCTTTCAAGAGGTACAGGAAGGAAGTACTGCAGGAGCATTTCGGTACCTTATTGACGATCAGCACAACAGCCGTCATCGTTTTTGCCGGGTACAGATGGTCGAAATCCTGGCGTAAAAGGAGGAAAGAGCAGCATGAAGCAGGATTTTATTAA
- a CDS encoding carbohydrate ABC transporter permease: MNIPYRLFRRKRVKRVNRSFLGSLSLFLVLGVVGAFMVLPLVYAINAAFKPLDEIFIFPPTLFVKNPTMDNFADLINLLGASWVPFTRYIFNTVFITGMGIVGHVLLASAAAYPLAKHQFPGNKIMFQMIVLSLMFTPAVTAIPTYMIMSWLGWVDTYWAVIIPAFSYPLGLYLMKQFMEQIPDALIEAAKMDGASEYRIFWSVVMPNVKPAWLTLIILLFQILWGTDGNGFIYSENLKTLTSATTNIIQGGIARAGVGAAVALIMMSVPITIFVFSQSRIIETMATSGMKE; this comes from the coding sequence ATGAATATACCCTATCGCCTATTCCGGAGAAAAAGAGTTAAGAGAGTCAATCGCTCCTTTCTGGGAAGCTTGTCGTTGTTTCTTGTCTTGGGAGTTGTAGGCGCCTTCATGGTGCTGCCGCTGGTGTATGCCATAAATGCCGCCTTCAAGCCATTGGATGAGATCTTTATTTTTCCGCCGACGTTGTTTGTCAAAAATCCAACGATGGATAATTTTGCAGATCTGATCAATTTGCTGGGTGCTTCATGGGTGCCGTTCACAAGGTACATTTTTAACACGGTATTTATTACCGGGATGGGGATCGTGGGTCACGTTCTGCTGGCTTCCGCTGCTGCTTACCCACTTGCCAAGCATCAATTTCCTGGAAACAAAATCATGTTCCAAATGATCGTACTGTCGTTGATGTTCACCCCTGCAGTTACGGCCATCCCAACCTATATGATCATGTCCTGGCTGGGGTGGGTGGACACGTACTGGGCTGTCATCATTCCGGCCTTTTCTTATCCGCTCGGACTATATCTGATGAAGCAGTTCATGGAGCAGATTCCGGACGCACTGATCGAAGCCGCGAAGATGGATGGGGCGAGTGAGTATCGAATCTTCTGGTCGGTTGTTATGCCGAATGTGAAGCCCGCTTGGCTCACACTTATCATTCTGCTGTTTCAGATCCTGTGGGGAACCGACGGTAATGGATTTATCTATAGTGAGAACCTGAAGACGCTGACCTCTGCGACAACGAATATTATTCAAGGGGGAATAGCGAGAGCCGGTGTTGGTGCAGCTGTTGCACTCATTATGATGAGTGTTCCGATTACGATCTTTGTCTTTTCTCAGAGCCGTATCATTGAAACCATGGCAACTTCCGGAATGAAGGAATAG
- a CDS encoding DUF5696 domain-containing protein: MSSRKWKYTAVLACALMLVSILCFIVLSGRLSGVNPGSYVSASPDPGAEAFTPLQDSTEGIAGMALAAKNDSLSLYINEDTTVIAVKDHRSGEIWYSNPPEMEEDGIATAFEKESIASQVTVSFRNTLGVLDTYTNYKYSISNGQFELQGIKDGVRIEYTLGDAELGIDALPKFISKQRLQEKVLSKLDEVTASYVETRYLVQDANPEVVERADTQVERPLVLRKMLAAFEQAGYTPEDLAYDNEENGIGGPGGTADKPKFLIPVEYRLEGNALSVTVPLSQLEESEGHQIQTLDLLGYFGAAISGQDGYMLVPDGSGSLIHFDNGKVKEPQYVQPVYGQDPNDNSRTRAQIAEPARLPVFGLKSGDRAFFAVIEEGEGNASIAADISGKQNSFNHVFSRHAVRGDDELELYTGSKVQEIQLLSSEKYNGDIRVKYSFLSGDGASYSGMAQAYQTKLVEQGVLQPLAAQEDIPFYVDIVGAIDKQQSFLGVPYDATVPMTTFKEAQGIAAELQAQSISNIQMQYLGWFGAGLEHELPVKLNTSELGKDRELTALREQLNRTGGELYPDVAFQQVYDNGKGFNSASDAARFITKEAAELSPYDRSLNRMSLLQDEYYLLSPAKLPDVTAQFMEQYRKKDMPSLALRDLGSILHSDYRNNSLIFRNTARAIVEEQIGLLAEEYPNLMISGGNAYALQYAQHLVNIPESSSRFNLTDESVPFYQMVIHGYIDYAGEPVNLTTAANMRQQLLHSLELGSAPHFLWTANTSSELKYTRYDYMYSAQYSNWIEDAVSMYDEVNQVLSPLRTEKMQDRIVHQPGVVEVKYSNGASILINYNSETVVARGVSIPAQDYVIGGDPS, encoded by the coding sequence GTGTCATCTCGTAAATGGAAATATACAGCCGTGCTGGCTTGCGCACTCATGCTGGTCAGTATTCTCTGCTTCATCGTGCTTAGTGGAAGATTATCGGGGGTTAACCCTGGGTCATATGTGTCAGCATCCCCTGATCCTGGAGCAGAAGCCTTCACACCGCTTCAGGATTCGACGGAGGGTATAGCTGGAATGGCTCTTGCAGCCAAGAATGACAGCTTAAGCTTGTACATTAATGAAGATACGACCGTGATTGCAGTGAAGGATCATCGTTCAGGAGAGATCTGGTACAGTAATCCGCCGGAGATGGAAGAGGATGGTATCGCGACTGCCTTTGAAAAAGAATCCATCGCCTCACAGGTTACAGTCTCATTTCGCAATACACTGGGCGTTCTAGATACGTATACGAATTACAAGTACAGCATCTCCAATGGGCAGTTCGAATTACAAGGCATTAAGGACGGTGTCCGAATTGAATATACCCTTGGTGATGCAGAGCTTGGGATCGATGCACTCCCTAAATTCATTAGTAAACAAAGGCTGCAGGAAAAAGTACTGAGCAAACTGGATGAGGTGACAGCAAGCTATGTCGAGACCCGCTACCTGGTTCAGGATGCTAATCCTGAAGTTGTGGAAAGGGCGGATACGCAGGTTGAGCGGCCGCTCGTGCTTCGCAAGATGCTGGCCGCCTTCGAGCAGGCAGGATATACACCTGAAGATTTGGCATATGACAATGAAGAGAACGGGATCGGCGGGCCTGGCGGGACAGCGGATAAACCAAAGTTTCTTATTCCTGTGGAATACCGTTTGGAAGGGAATGCCCTCTCGGTAACTGTGCCGCTGTCTCAGCTTGAGGAGAGTGAAGGGCATCAGATTCAAACGCTGGACCTGTTAGGTTACTTCGGGGCAGCGATCTCCGGGCAGGATGGCTATATGCTCGTGCCTGATGGTTCAGGGAGCCTCATCCATTTTGATAACGGTAAAGTAAAAGAGCCGCAGTATGTCCAGCCGGTCTATGGACAGGACCCGAATGATAACAGCAGAACAAGAGCTCAAATTGCTGAACCCGCCCGATTACCGGTGTTTGGCTTGAAATCAGGGGATCGTGCATTCTTCGCCGTCATTGAGGAAGGGGAAGGGAATGCCAGCATTGCTGCCGATATCAGCGGCAAACAAAATTCCTTCAACCACGTGTTCAGCCGACATGCTGTGCGTGGAGATGATGAGCTGGAGCTGTACACAGGCAGTAAGGTTCAAGAAATCCAGCTGCTGTCGAGCGAAAAATATAATGGTGATATTCGTGTGAAATACAGCTTTTTGTCAGGTGACGGTGCAAGCTACTCTGGAATGGCTCAAGCTTATCAAACGAAGCTGGTAGAACAAGGTGTTCTTCAGCCTCTAGCCGCTCAAGAGGACATCCCATTCTATGTGGATATTGTGGGTGCGATTGATAAACAGCAATCCTTTCTGGGTGTACCTTATGATGCAACCGTACCGATGACTACTTTCAAGGAAGCACAAGGCATTGCAGCAGAATTGCAGGCACAGAGCATCTCAAATATTCAAATGCAGTATTTGGGATGGTTCGGAGCGGGGCTTGAGCACGAGCTTCCTGTCAAATTGAACACGTCTGAGTTAGGCAAAGACCGGGAGCTGACTGCTCTGCGGGAGCAGCTGAATCGTACGGGAGGTGAGCTGTATCCAGACGTAGCCTTTCAACAGGTCTATGACAATGGCAAAGGCTTTAATTCAGCAAGCGATGCTGCCCGCTTTATAACAAAAGAAGCCGCAGAGCTCTCACCTTATGACAGGTCGCTCAACCGGATGTCTCTTCTGCAGGATGAATATTATCTGCTGTCTCCTGCCAAGCTTCCGGATGTCACCGCTCAGTTTATGGAGCAGTACCGCAAGAAGGATATGCCATCCCTTGCGCTCCGTGATTTGGGAAGTATACTGCACTCCGATTATCGTAATAACAGCTTAATCTTTCGAAATACAGCGAGAGCGATAGTCGAAGAGCAAATCGGCCTATTGGCAGAAGAATATCCGAATCTGATGATCAGTGGAGGGAACGCCTATGCATTGCAATATGCCCAGCATCTTGTCAACATTCCGGAATCCTCCAGCCGATTTAATCTGACAGATGAATCGGTGCCTTTCTACCAGATGGTCATTCACGGATATATCGATTATGCAGGAGAACCGGTTAATCTGACGACCGCGGCCAATATGAGGCAACAGCTTCTGCACAGCCTGGAGCTAGGCTCAGCTCCACATTTTCTATGGACAGCGAACACTTCTTCAGAGCTGAAATACACCCGGTATGATTATATGTACTCAGCCCAGTACTCCAACTGGATAGAAGATGCCGTATCCATGTACGACGAAGTGAATCAGGTGCTGAGTCCGCTCCGGACCGAGAAAATGCAGGATCGGATTGTTCATCAGCCTGGTGTCGTTGAGGTGAAATACAGTAACGGAGCTTCCATATTGATT
- a CDS encoding Yip1 family protein: MKQDFIKFPLHLIIHPFDGYWDLKYEGKGKLRVAITILFLLFITMVIQRQFAGFLVNFNDPRTLNSLAELQYVVLPFILWCVSNWSITTLMEGEGKFSEIVNATAYALIPMILVYLPMTLISRFMTQEETAFYYLLNTVAAIWFIYLLFVGIMTVHQYTATKTIVTILLTIVVMAIIVFLGTLVMSLVQQIIEFVINIYRELIFRS; encoded by the coding sequence ATGAAGCAGGATTTTATTAAGTTTCCTCTCCATCTTATCATCCATCCTTTTGATGGGTATTGGGATCTAAAGTATGAGGGGAAAGGAAAGCTTAGAGTTGCAATCACCATACTATTTCTTCTATTTATAACCATGGTTATTCAGCGTCAATTTGCCGGATTCCTGGTCAATTTTAATGATCCTAGAACGTTGAACAGCCTGGCTGAGCTCCAGTATGTGGTGCTTCCTTTTATCCTGTGGTGTGTATCCAACTGGTCCATTACGACACTCATGGAAGGGGAAGGGAAGTTTAGCGAGATTGTTAACGCCACCGCTTATGCGCTCATCCCGATGATCCTGGTGTATTTGCCCATGACCTTGATCAGCCGATTTATGACGCAGGAGGAGACCGCTTTTTATTATTTGCTGAATACCGTTGCGGCGATCTGGTTCATCTACCTGCTGTTTGTGGGCATCATGACGGTGCATCAATACACAGCAACGAAGACGATTGTAACCATTCTGCTGACCATCGTTGTTATGGCGATTATCGTATTTCTGGGCACGCTGGTGATGAGTCTGGTCCAACAGATCATTGAATTTGTAATCAATATATACCGTGAGCTTATATTCCGATCTTAA